The genomic DNA GGGCGTGGACCTCGGGGACTCGGAGACGCCCACCGGGGAGGAGGTCGCCGCCGCCGCGGCCGCCCACCGCGCCGCACAGGCCTCGCTCCCCCTGCCGGAGACCATCGCCGTCGTGGAAGGCGATCCGAAGATCTTCAACGTGCACGTGCACCACGGTGCCCCGGCCCGGGTCGACGTCGAGCTGGAGGACGGCGGGACCCGCGAGGTCGCCCAGGAGGAGAATTGGAGCGAACCGGTCGCCGTCGGGGAGGTCACCTGGGGCGAGGCCACCTTCCGCCTCCCGGCCGATCTGCCGACCGGCTACCACCGCCTCCGGCTGACCTCCGGCGAGCGCACCCACGAGGCCCGCCTGATCGTCTCGCCGGCCCGCTTGGCGACGACCGACCGTTTCGTCGAGGACAAGCGCTTCGGCGTGATGGCCCAGCTCTACTCCGCGCGCTCGGCGGAATCCTGGGGCATCGGCGACTTCCACGACCTGGGCCACCTCGCCGAGGTCCTGGCCGAGGAGATCGGCGCCGATTTCCTCCAGATCAACCCGCTGCACGCCGCCGAACCGCTGCCGCCGGTCGAGGACAGCCCCTACCTGCCGACCACCCGTCGTTTCACCAACCCGATCTACCTGCGCATCGAGGACATTCCGGAGTACGGACAGCTCGACGCCGAGACCCGGGCCGAGATCCAGGCCGCCGCGGACGTGCTGCGCGCCGGCAACACCTCCGCCGAGCCCATCGAGCGCAACCCGATCTACCAACTCAAGCTGGACACCCTCCACGTCCTCCATGAGCTCGACCGCAGCCCGCAACGGCAGCGCGCCTTCGAGGACTACGTCGCCACCGAGGGCCCGGGCCTGGTCGACTTCGCCCGCTGGTGCGCGCAGCGTGAACTGGACCAGCAGTGGGCGGAGCGCCGCCACGCCATCGCCCCGGAGATCACCGAACTGGCCGGCTTCTACATGTGGCTGCAGTTCCTCTGCGACGAGCAGCTCGCCGCCGCCCAGCGCCGCGCACTCGACGCGGGCATGGCCATCGGCATCATGACCGACCTGGCCGTGGGCGTGCACCCGGGCGGCGCCGACGCCGAGACCCTCCGGCCGTGGCTCGCTCCGGACGCCTCGGTCGGCGCGCCGCCGGACCCCTTCAACCAGCAGGGCCAGGACTGGTCCCAGCCGCCGTGGAACCCGGCGGCCCTGCCGGGCGCGGAGTACGAGCCGTGGCGCGCGATGCTGCAGACGGTGCTGCGCCACTCCGGCGGCATCCGCGTCGACCACGTCATCGGCCTGTTCCGGCTGTTCTGGATGCCGCGCATGGAGCACCCCTCCACCGGCGCCTACGTCAACTACGACTTCGAGGCGATGCTCGGCGTCCTCACCCTCGAGGCGGAGCGGGCCGGCGCCGTCGTCATCGGCGAGGACCTGGGCACCGTCGAGCCCTGGGTCCGGGACGTCCTCGCCGCCCGCGGCGTGATGGGCACCTCGGTGCTGTGGTTCGAGTCCGGTCAGGGCGGCGAGCCGCTGGCCCAGGGGGACTACCGCACGCTGGCGCTGGCCAGCGTCGGCACGCACGACCTGCCGCCCACCGCCGGCTACCTCCAGGCCGAACACATCCACCTGCGCGAGCGCCTGGGCCTGCTGGAGACCGACGCCGACAAGGAGGACGCCGACGACCTGCACTGGCAGGGCCGCGTGCTCGCCACCGCCCAGGCGGCCGGAGCCTTCGCGGGCACCGGCTCCGCAGACGTGGACTTCCACCGGGCGGCCCGCGATCAGCGCGGCAGCGTCGAGGACCTCATCGTCGGTCTGCACCGCTTCATGGCGGGCACGCCGGCGGCGCTGATGGTGACCAACCTCGTCGACCTGGTCGGCGAGACGCGCACCCAGAACCAGCCGGGCACCAACTCCGCGCAGTACCCGAACTGGTGCATCCCGCTGGCCGACGCCGAGGGCGACGCCGTCCTCATCGGCGACCTCGCGACCCGGGATCTGCTCCACCGCGTCGGGCAGGCCTCGGCCCGCTCCTAGCCCTGGGATCACAACAGGCGCGGCCCCACCGGTTGGTACCGGTGGGGCCGCGTTCGCCTCTAGAGCAGGGAGATCAGGTAGCCGACGAGGACGATCGCCAGCATGACCCAGAGGGATTTCGTCACGAGGGACTCCGGGTAGCGGCGCCGCTGCTTCGGCAGCTTCTTGTCCTGCTTTCGCAGTTCCTCGGGATTAGCCATGCGTCCCACTGTACCCAGCCCCGGCGGCGGGACCGAAACCCCGGTCACCCCTGGTCGGAGAACTGGCGGCGCAGCCAGGCCCAGCCCTCGTCCAGGAGCCACAGCAGGACCCAGGCGATGACGGCGGCCATGCCCACCAACACCACCAGCACCAGCGGGACCTGCACCCACAGCGGCGCGGCGGTCAGGTGCTGGGCGATCCAGTCCCCGATCGCCGTCACCCAGCTCATCGCACGTCCGCGCCGACCAGACCGCGGCGCTCCAGCAGCGGACGCACGTCCTTGTCGCGGCCGCGCAGCGTCGCGAAGGCGTCGCCGTAGTCGCGCGAGGCCCCGGTGGCGAGGATGAGCTCGCGGAAGCGCTGGCCGGCGGCGCGCTTGTCGTCCTGGCCGCTGAACCAATCGAAGCCGTCGGCGTCGAGGGCCTCGGCCCACAGATAGGAGTAGTAGCCGGCGGAGTAACCGCCGCCGAAGATGTGGTTGAAGTACGCGGAACGGTAGCGCGGAGCGAGCTCCTCGACGACCAGGCCGGCCTCCCGCAACGCCTCGGCCTCGAAGGCGTCGACGTCGCTGACCGCGGCGGCCTGGGCCGGGCTGAGGCGGTGCCAGGCCAGGTCGATGATGGCGGCGGCGAGATACTCGGCGGTGGCGAAGCCCTGACCGAACTGGCGCAGGTCACGCACCGCGTCGAGAAGTTCCTCGGGGATGACCTCCCCGGTCTCGACGTGGCGGGCGTAGTGACGCACGACCTCGGGCTCGAAGGCCCAATTCTCGTTGATCTGGGAGGGGAACTCGACCCAGTCGCGCGGGACGTTGGTGCCGGAGAAGCGCGGGTAGCGCACGTCGGAGAGCAGGCCGTGCAGGGCGTGGCCGAACTCGTGGAAGAGGGTGGTTACCTCATCGACACTCAGCAGCGGCTGGGAGCCGTCGGTGGGCATGGTGATGCTCATGACGTTGACGACCACGGGGCGGGAGCCGGTCAGCCTCGACTGCTGCCGGAAGGTGGACATCCACGCTCCGCCGCGCTTGGTCGGGCGGGCGGAGTAGTCGGTCAGGAGCAGACCCAGTCCCTGTCCCCCGTTGTCGGGGGAGTCGAAAACCTCCCAGACGTGGACGTCCTCCCGATAGGCCTTCAGATCCTCGCGACGCTCGACCGTGATCCCGTAGAGCAGGTGGGCGGCGTGGAAGACGCCGTCGACGAGGACGCGGTCGAGGGGGAAGTACGCGGCCAGCTCGGCGGTGTCGACGTCGAGCTCCTCCTCCGCCCGGCGCGCCTGCCAGTAGGGCCAGTCGGCGCCGTCGACCTCTCCGCCGGCGAGTTCGCCGGCAAGCTTGCGTTCGGCGGCGGCGTTGGCGCTGGCGGCCGGGGCCAGATCGCGCAGCAGGTTGGCGGCGGCCTCCGGGGTGCCCGCGGTCTCCTCCTCGATGACGTAGTCGGCGTGGGTGTCGTAGCCGAGCAGGCGCGCCTTCTCCGCGCGCAGGCGGACCTGCTCAAGGAGATTCTCCTCGTTGGCGCCGCGCCCGCGCAGCTGGGAGGCCTCGTAGAGGCGGCGGCGGGCCTTGGCCGAGCGCAGGCTCTCCTGCCGGGACTGGACGCTGGGCAGCTCGATGGCGATGACGTAGCCGCCGGTGCCGGTGTCGATGCCCAGCTGGCGGGCGGCGTTGATCTGGGACTGCGGCAGGCCCTCAAGCTCGGCGACGGTGTCGAACCTGACGGCCAGTTC from Corynebacterium guangdongense includes the following:
- a CDS encoding M3 family metallopeptidase produces the protein MNPFLTESTLPYGLPDFAALRLEHVAPAVTEGIARQNAEIAAILAETQPTWENTVEALERSGAVLDRATAWFFNLQGTDVDEGFEEVAEEIVPALSAHADAIYQNPGLYARLQAVEVPADEESRRLHEHLLRAFRRRGADLGEADKARLSEINQRLSVLSEQFGRTLLTHTRELAVRFDTVAELEGLPQSQINAARQLGIDTGTGGYVIAIELPSVQSRQESLRSAKARRRLYEASQLRGRGANEENLLEQVRLRAEKARLLGYDTHADYVIEEETAGTPEAAANLLRDLAPAASANAAAERKLAGELAGGEVDGADWPYWQARRAEEELDVDTAELAAYFPLDRVLVDGVFHAAHLLYGITVERREDLKAYREDVHVWEVFDSPDNGGQGLGLLLTDYSARPTKRGGAWMSTFRQQSRLTGSRPVVVNVMSITMPTDGSQPLLSVDEVTTLFHEFGHALHGLLSDVRYPRFSGTNVPRDWVEFPSQINENWAFEPEVVRHYARHVETGEVIPEELLDAVRDLRQFGQGFATAEYLAAAIIDLAWHRLSPAQAAAVSDVDAFEAEALREAGLVVEELAPRYRSAYFNHIFGGGYSAGYYSYLWAEALDADGFDWFSGQDDKRAAGQRFRELILATGASRDYGDAFATLRGRDKDVRPLLERRGLVGADVR
- the malQ gene encoding 4-alpha-glucanotransferase translates to MTYEEALKELATSYGIAPQYTSISGQQVVASTDTLVKLLRAMGVDLGDSETPTGEEVAAAAAAHRAAQASLPLPETIAVVEGDPKIFNVHVHHGAPARVDVELEDGGTREVAQEENWSEPVAVGEVTWGEATFRLPADLPTGYHRLRLTSGERTHEARLIVSPARLATTDRFVEDKRFGVMAQLYSARSAESWGIGDFHDLGHLAEVLAEEIGADFLQINPLHAAEPLPPVEDSPYLPTTRRFTNPIYLRIEDIPEYGQLDAETRAEIQAAADVLRAGNTSAEPIERNPIYQLKLDTLHVLHELDRSPQRQRAFEDYVATEGPGLVDFARWCAQRELDQQWAERRHAIAPEITELAGFYMWLQFLCDEQLAAAQRRALDAGMAIGIMTDLAVGVHPGGADAETLRPWLAPDASVGAPPDPFNQQGQDWSQPPWNPAALPGAEYEPWRAMLQTVLRHSGGIRVDHVIGLFRLFWMPRMEHPSTGAYVNYDFEAMLGVLTLEAERAGAVVIGEDLGTVEPWVRDVLAARGVMGTSVLWFESGQGGEPLAQGDYRTLALASVGTHDLPPTAGYLQAEHIHLRERLGLLETDADKEDADDLHWQGRVLATAQAAGAFAGTGSADVDFHRAARDQRGSVEDLIVGLHRFMAGTPAALMVTNLVDLVGETRTQNQPGTNSAQYPNWCIPLADAEGDAVLIGDLATRDLLHRVGQASARS